The following proteins are encoded in a genomic region of Pseudomonas sp. Os17:
- the folM gene encoding dihydromonapterin reductase codes for MNASPAPILITGASQRVGLHCALRLLEDGQPVIVTYRSLRPGLETLHEKGATLLFADLSSEAGILALISELKTQTDRLRAIVHNASEWLEESPGEESAAFTRMFSVHMLAPYLINLHCAELLQRSSPADIIHISDDVTRKGSSKHIAYCASKAGLDSLTLSFAAKYAPTIKVNGIAPALLLFNPDDDAAYRAKTLAKSALGIEPGSEVIYQSLRYLLDNPYVTGTTLTVNGGRHIK; via the coding sequence ATGAACGCCTCCCCCGCCCCGATCCTGATCACTGGCGCCAGCCAGCGTGTCGGCCTGCATTGCGCCCTGCGCTTGCTCGAAGACGGACAGCCGGTGATCGTCACTTACCGCAGCCTGCGCCCAGGCCTTGAAACCCTGCATGAAAAAGGCGCGACCCTGCTGTTCGCCGACCTGTCCAGCGAGGCCGGAATCCTGGCCTTGATCAGCGAGCTGAAAACCCAAACCGACCGCCTGCGGGCCATCGTCCACAACGCCTCGGAGTGGCTGGAAGAAAGCCCGGGCGAGGAAAGCGCCGCCTTTACCCGGATGTTCAGCGTGCACATGCTCGCGCCCTACCTGATCAACCTGCACTGCGCGGAGTTGCTGCAGCGCTCGAGCCCCGCGGACATCATCCACATCAGCGACGACGTGACCCGCAAAGGCAGCAGCAAGCACATTGCCTACTGCGCCAGCAAAGCCGGGCTGGACAGCCTGACCCTGTCCTTCGCGGCGAAATACGCCCCGACAATCAAGGTCAACGGCATTGCTCCGGCCCTGCTATTGTTCAATCCCGACGACGACGCGGCGTACCGCGCCAAGACCCTGGCCAAATCCGCGCTGGGCATCGAACCCGGCAGCGAAGTGATCTACCAGAGCCTGCGCTACCTGCTGGACAACCCCTATGTCACCGGCACCACCCTGACCGTCAACGGCGGGCGACACATCAAGTAA
- a CDS encoding antibiotic biosynthesis monooxygenase, which translates to MSTSPVTLMVARRVADGRYQDLIAWLREGEQLATDFPGYLGSGVLAPPPDDDEFQIIFRFADEHTLHTWEHSASRTAWLARGSDLFAHPSEHRVSGIDGWFGAAGQRPPRWKQAVAIWLAFFPVSLLFNFVLGPLLSDLSLLPRVFVSTLALTPLMVYFFIPLSTRLLANWLNSTPARVLPSAPSTQNP; encoded by the coding sequence ATGTCTACCTCACCCGTCACCCTGATGGTTGCCCGGCGCGTTGCCGACGGCCGTTACCAGGACCTGATCGCCTGGCTGCGCGAAGGCGAACAACTGGCCACCGACTTTCCCGGCTACCTGGGTTCCGGTGTCCTTGCACCACCGCCCGACGATGACGAATTCCAGATCATCTTCCGCTTTGCCGACGAACATACCCTGCACACCTGGGAGCACTCCGCCTCGCGTACCGCCTGGCTGGCCCGGGGCAGCGATCTGTTTGCCCACCCGTCGGAGCACCGGGTCAGTGGCATCGACGGCTGGTTCGGCGCCGCCGGACAACGGCCGCCACGCTGGAAGCAGGCCGTGGCCATCTGGCTGGCATTCTTCCCGGTATCGCTGCTGTTCAACTTCGTCCTCGGCCCCTTGCTCAGTGATCTGAGCCTGCTGCCCCGGGTGTTTGTCAGCACCCTGGCGCTGACCCCGCTGATGGTCTATTTCTTCATTCCGCTGTCCACCCGCCTGCTGGCCAACTGGCTCAACAGCACACCGGCGCGCGTATTGCCGAGCGCCCCCTCGACGCAAAATCCGTGA
- a CDS encoding class II aldolase/adducin family protein, giving the protein MSSAPVQSTASVKNQVSAIEWQTRLDLAACYRLVAMHGWDDLIFTHISAKVPGTEDFLINPFGMMFHEITASSLVKVDQAGNKLMDSPYEINPAGYTIHSAVHAVRHDALCVLHTHTAAGVAVSAQKQGVLPISQQSLFVLSSLGHHPYEGVALNPEEKVRLQADLGDNNFLLLHNHGLLTCGASIADTFLMMFIFQRACEIQVLAQSGGAELMAISPAILSGAKAMIAGVTRSAQGMGGVLAWPALLRKLDQLDPGYKV; this is encoded by the coding sequence GTGAGCTCAGCCCCCGTTCAATCGACAGCGAGTGTGAAAAACCAGGTTAGTGCCATCGAGTGGCAAACCCGCCTGGACCTGGCCGCCTGTTATCGCCTGGTGGCGATGCATGGCTGGGATGACCTGATCTTCACCCACATCTCCGCCAAGGTGCCGGGCACCGAAGACTTTCTGATCAATCCGTTCGGCATGATGTTCCACGAGATCACCGCCTCCAGCCTGGTGAAGGTCGATCAGGCCGGCAACAAGCTGATGGACAGCCCCTACGAGATCAACCCGGCCGGCTACACCATTCACAGCGCGGTGCATGCGGTGCGCCACGATGCGCTCTGTGTGCTGCACACCCACACCGCCGCCGGGGTCGCAGTGTCGGCGCAGAAGCAGGGCGTGCTGCCCATCAGCCAGCAGTCGCTGTTTGTCCTGTCGAGCCTGGGCCATCACCCCTATGAAGGAGTGGCCCTGAACCCCGAGGAAAAGGTGCGGCTGCAGGCCGACCTGGGCGACAACAACTTTCTGCTGCTGCACAACCATGGCTTGCTGACCTGCGGCGCCAGCATCGCCGATACCTTTCTGATGATGTTCATCTTCCAGCGTGCCTGTGAGATTCAGGTGCTGGCGCAGAGTGGCGGCGCCGAGCTGATGGCCATTTCCCCGGCGATCCTGAGCGGGGCCAAGGCGATGATCGCCGGGGTCACCCGCAGTGCCCAGGGCATGGGCGGGGTGCTGGCCTGGCCGGCCCTGCTGCGCAAACTCGATCAACTCGACCCAGGTTATAAAGTCTGA
- a CDS encoding LysR family transcriptional regulator yields the protein MDFKQLRSFVEVMRQGGFTQAAKTLHISQSAVSKQIAQLEQSLGTPLLERQGSHIHLTAAGQVVLQRAEGMLRLRHELLSELDDLSQLARGELRLGLPLLGSDALFASRFAEYRRRYPNIQVSLLEGGSLNVEQAVRNGELELGGSLTPKDPAFAYQPFCDEPLDALLPADHPLAMNAQVRLEELADTPFLLYQRSFVLNDRLLQACQQVGFTPKEGGRSGQADFLAALVAAGQGVVLLPSVVARGLVRPGVVRLTLKAPDYLRWDIAFIWRQGAYLSKAAQAWLALLREQPVSPAGR from the coding sequence ATGGATTTCAAACAACTGCGCAGCTTCGTCGAAGTGATGCGCCAGGGCGGGTTCACCCAGGCGGCCAAGACCCTGCACATCAGCCAGTCGGCCGTCAGCAAACAGATCGCTCAGCTGGAACAGAGCCTGGGCACGCCCCTGCTGGAGCGCCAGGGCTCGCACATTCACCTCACCGCCGCCGGCCAGGTGGTGCTGCAACGGGCCGAGGGCATGCTACGCCTGCGCCACGAGCTGCTCAGCGAGCTGGACGACCTGAGCCAGCTGGCCCGGGGCGAACTGCGCCTGGGCCTGCCGTTGCTGGGCAGCGACGCGCTGTTCGCCAGCCGCTTTGCCGAATACCGTCGGCGCTATCCGAACATTCAGGTGTCACTGCTCGAAGGCGGCAGCCTGAATGTCGAGCAGGCGGTGCGCAATGGCGAGCTGGAACTGGGCGGCAGCCTGACCCCCAAGGACCCGGCGTTTGCCTACCAGCCCTTTTGCGATGAGCCGCTGGATGCCTTGCTGCCCGCCGATCATCCCCTGGCGATGAACGCCCAGGTGCGCCTGGAAGAACTGGCGGATACCCCCTTCCTCCTCTATCAGCGCAGCTTTGTGCTCAACGACCGGTTGCTCCAGGCCTGCCAGCAGGTGGGCTTCACTCCCAAGGAGGGCGGGCGCAGTGGTCAGGCGGATTTTCTCGCGGCGCTGGTGGCCGCCGGCCAGGGCGTGGTGTTGCTGCCCAGTGTGGTGGCCCGCGGCCTGGTGCGGCCGGGTGTGGTGCGCCTGACACTCAAGGCGCCGGACTACCTGCGTTGGGATATCGCCTTCATCTGGCGCCAGGGCGCTTATCTGTCTAAGGCAGCGCAAGCCTGGCTCGCGCTGCTGCGGGAACAGCCGGTCAGCCCCGCAGGGCGCTGA
- a CDS encoding LrgB family protein, whose product MKLELMPMFWLALTLGAYLFSRWIYRRTGRYLLSPLILVPALLLAIAVPLHTAYAEYAANTHWLMLVLGPVTVAFAIPIWQQRQLLMRHWSALLLGMLAGSAASIGSSFGLAKMLALDSSVTLSLVPRSITTPFAMPLAHDLGGVPELTAVFVMFTGVFGAMLGGVLLRWLPLRSALARGALFGVGAHGAGVSRAHEVGGEEGSVAGLVMVLTGLLNLFAAPLLASVL is encoded by the coding sequence ATGAAGCTTGAGCTGATGCCGATGTTCTGGCTGGCCCTGACCCTGGGGGCCTATCTGTTCAGCCGCTGGATCTATCGGCGCACCGGGCGCTACCTGCTGTCGCCGCTGATCCTGGTGCCGGCCCTGTTGCTGGCGATTGCCGTGCCGCTGCACACCGCCTACGCCGAATACGCCGCCAACACCCACTGGCTGATGCTGGTGCTGGGGCCGGTCACCGTGGCCTTCGCGATTCCCATCTGGCAGCAGCGGCAACTGCTGATGCGCCACTGGTCGGCCCTGTTGCTGGGCATGCTGGCGGGCAGCGCCGCGTCCATCGGCAGTTCCTTCGGCCTGGCGAAGATGTTGGCCCTGGACAGCTCGGTGACCCTGTCCCTGGTGCCACGCTCGATCACCACGCCGTTCGCCATGCCCCTGGCCCATGACCTGGGCGGCGTGCCCGAGCTGACGGCGGTGTTCGTGATGTTCACCGGGGTGTTCGGTGCCATGCTTGGCGGTGTGCTGCTGCGCTGGCTGCCCTTGCGCAGCGCCCTGGCCCGGGGCGCCCTGTTTGGGGTGGGGGCCCACGGTGCCGGAGTCAGCCGGGCCCATGAAGTCGGCGGCGAAGAGGGCTCCGTGGCCGGGCTGGTGATGGTGCTGACCGGGCTGTTGAACCTGTTCGCCGCCCCTTTGCTGGCGTCGGTGCTTTGA
- a CDS encoding CidA/LrgA family protein, whose protein sequence is MNISTCKRLSRLIYELAVLLAIYFLGCQLATWLPWPIPGGVIGLGLLLLAFALGWVKPAALQLGAGLLMAEMLLFFIPALMSLLDYGSLLREDGWRILLVIGISTLLVMLVTALTVEWVCRWRMRHEA, encoded by the coding sequence ATGAACATTTCCACCTGTAAACGCCTGAGCCGCCTGATTTACGAGCTGGCGGTGCTGCTGGCCATCTATTTTCTCGGTTGCCAACTGGCCACCTGGCTGCCCTGGCCAATTCCCGGCGGAGTCATCGGCCTGGGGCTGTTGCTGCTGGCCTTCGCCCTGGGCTGGGTCAAGCCGGCGGCGCTGCAACTGGGGGCCGGCCTGCTGATGGCGGAGATGCTGCTGTTTTTCATTCCGGCGCTGATGAGCCTGCTGGATTACGGCAGCCTGCTGCGCGAGGACGGCTGGCGGATCCTTCTGGTGATCGGCATCAGCACCTTGCTGGTGATGCTGGTGACCGCACTGACCGTGGAATGGGTGTGCCGCTGGAGAATGCGCCATGAAGCTTGA
- a CDS encoding flavodoxin: MKVAILSGSVYGTAEEVARHAAKLLNAAGLEAWHNPRASLAELQAFAPQALLAVTSTTGMGELPDNLLPLYSSLRDQLPAACRGLPGAVIGLGDSSYGDTFCGGGEQMRELFAELGVREVLPMLRLDASESVTPETDAEPWLAELISALRG; this comes from the coding sequence ATGAAAGTCGCCATCCTTTCCGGCTCGGTCTACGGCACGGCTGAAGAAGTCGCCCGGCACGCCGCCAAGCTCCTCAACGCTGCAGGCCTGGAGGCCTGGCACAACCCACGGGCCAGTCTGGCCGAGCTTCAGGCCTTCGCGCCGCAGGCGTTGCTGGCGGTGACCTCGACCACCGGCATGGGGGAACTGCCCGACAACCTGCTGCCGCTGTATTCGAGCCTTCGCGATCAGTTGCCCGCCGCCTGTCGCGGGCTGCCGGGGGCGGTGATCGGCCTCGGCGATTCCAGCTATGGCGATACCTTTTGCGGTGGCGGTGAGCAGATGCGCGAATTGTTCGCCGAACTGGGCGTGCGCGAAGTGCTGCCGATGCTGCGCCTGGACGCCAGCGAGAGCGTGACCCCGGAAACCGACGCCGAGCCCTGGCTGGCCGAGTTGATCAGCGCCCTGCGGGGCTGA
- a CDS encoding HopJ type III effector protein yields the protein MTDLNTLRASLNSGEHAFADTLAFVAAGYHYQPQAFNNGGVENAAGQNEGSCKTLGLALLEGLSDNEALLAFGEHYRSVLATPEGTDHGNIRALIAHGLAGVKFAAQPLTRR from the coding sequence ATGACTGACCTGAACACCCTGCGCGCCAGCCTGAACAGCGGCGAACATGCTTTTGCCGACACCCTGGCCTTTGTCGCCGCCGGTTACCACTACCAGCCCCAGGCGTTCAACAACGGCGGCGTGGAAAACGCTGCCGGACAGAATGAAGGCTCGTGCAAGACCCTGGGCCTGGCCCTGCTGGAAGGCCTGAGCGACAACGAGGCCCTGCTGGCCTTTGGCGAACACTACCGCTCGGTACTGGCCACTCCCGAAGGCACTGATCACGGCAACATCCGCGCCCTGATCGCCCACGGCCTGGCCGGGGTGAAGTTCGCCGCCCAGCCGCTGACCCGCCGCTGA
- a CDS encoding PAS domain-containing protein produces MINAHLLQRMIDASNDGIVVAEQEGEDNIVIYVNPAFERLTGYSADEVLYQDCRFLQSGDRDQPGLERIRQALGKGQPCREVLRNYRKDGSHFWNELSITPVFNDSDQLTYFIGVQKDVSAQIKAQQRLLQLEQQLAAAQAELAAFKATDGH; encoded by the coding sequence ATGATCAACGCGCATCTTCTGCAACGGATGATCGACGCCTCCAACGACGGGATTGTGGTCGCGGAACAGGAAGGCGAAGACAACATCGTGATTTACGTGAACCCGGCCTTCGAGCGATTGACGGGCTACAGCGCCGATGAGGTGCTTTATCAGGACTGTCGTTTCCTGCAGTCCGGAGACCGTGACCAGCCGGGACTGGAGCGGATCCGCCAGGCCCTGGGCAAGGGCCAGCCGTGCCGCGAGGTGCTGCGCAACTACCGCAAGGACGGCAGCCACTTCTGGAACGAGCTGTCGATCACTCCGGTGTTCAACGACAGCGACCAGCTGACCTATTTCATCGGTGTGCAAAAGGATGTCAGCGCACAGATCAAGGCTCAGCAACGGCTGCTCCAGCTGGAACAACAGTTGGCCGCGGCACAGGCCGAACTGGCCGCGTTCAAGGCGACCGACGGACACTAA
- the trxB gene encoding thioredoxin-disulfide reductase, whose amino-acid sequence MSEVRHSRVIILGSGPAGYSAAVYAARANLKPLLITGMQAGGQLTTTTEVDNWPGDVHGLTGPALMERMREHAERFETEIVFDHINAVDFAAKPYTLTGDSATYTCDALIIATGASARYLGLPSEEAFMGKGVSACATCDGFFYRNKPVAVVGGGNTAVEEALYLANIASTVTLIHRRETFRAEKILIDKLNARVAEGKIILKLNANLDEVLGDNMGVTGARLKNNDGSFDELKVDGVFIAIGHTPNTSLFEGQLTLKDGYLVVQGGRDGNATATSVEGIFAAGDVADHVYRQAITSAGAGCMAALDTERYLDGLQNAAH is encoded by the coding sequence ATGTCTGAAGTACGTCATTCGCGTGTGATTATTCTCGGTTCCGGCCCTGCCGGTTACAGCGCCGCCGTCTATGCCGCCCGGGCCAACCTGAAGCCGCTGCTGATCACCGGCATGCAGGCCGGCGGCCAACTGACCACCACCACTGAAGTCGACAACTGGCCTGGCGACGTGCACGGCCTGACCGGCCCTGCGCTGATGGAGCGGATGCGCGAGCACGCCGAACGTTTCGAAACCGAAATCGTCTTCGATCACATCAACGCCGTGGATTTTGCCGCCAAGCCTTACACCCTGACCGGCGACAGCGCGACCTACACCTGCGATGCCCTGATCATCGCCACCGGTGCCAGCGCCCGTTACCTGGGCCTGCCTTCGGAAGAAGCCTTCATGGGCAAGGGCGTTTCCGCTTGCGCCACTTGCGACGGCTTCTTCTATCGCAACAAGCCGGTGGCCGTGGTCGGCGGTGGCAACACTGCGGTTGAAGAGGCCCTGTACCTGGCCAACATCGCCAGCACCGTGACCCTGATCCACCGTCGCGAAACCTTCCGCGCCGAGAAGATCCTGATCGACAAGCTCAACGCCCGTGTGGCCGAAGGCAAGATCATCCTCAAGCTCAATGCCAACCTCGACGAAGTCCTGGGCGACAACATGGGTGTGACCGGTGCGCGCCTGAAGAACAACGACGGCAGCTTCGACGAACTGAAAGTCGACGGCGTGTTCATCGCCATCGGCCACACCCCGAACACCTCGCTGTTCGAAGGCCAACTGACCCTCAAGGACGGTTACCTGGTGGTGCAGGGCGGCCGTGACGGCAACGCTACCGCGACCAGCGTCGAAGGCATCTTTGCCGCCGGTGACGTGGCCGACCACGTGTACCGTCAGGCCATCACCTCGGCCGGCGCCGGCTGCATGGCAGCACTGGACACCGAGCGTTACCTGGACGGCCTGCAGAACGCGGCACACTGA
- the folE gene encoding GTP cyclohydrolase I FolE, whose amino-acid sequence MSLSLPQHYREILKDLGEDPEREGLLDTPKRAAKAMQYLCHGYSQSLEEIVNGALFASDSDEMVIVADIELYSLCEHHLLPFIGKAHVAYIPTGKVLGLSKIARIVDMFARRLQIQENLTREIADALQSVTQAAGVAVVIEAKHMCMMMRGVEKQNSTMHTSVMLGAFRDSSTTRQEFLQLIGRSK is encoded by the coding sequence ATGAGCCTTTCCCTGCCCCAGCATTACCGCGAGATCCTCAAGGATCTGGGCGAAGACCCCGAGCGCGAAGGTTTGCTCGACACCCCCAAGCGCGCAGCCAAAGCCATGCAGTACCTGTGTCACGGCTACAGCCAGTCGCTGGAGGAGATCGTCAACGGCGCGCTGTTCGCCTCCGACAGCGATGAAATGGTGATAGTCGCCGACATCGAACTGTATTCGCTGTGCGAACATCACCTGCTGCCCTTCATCGGCAAGGCCCATGTGGCTTATATTCCCACCGGCAAGGTGCTGGGGCTGTCGAAGATCGCCCGCATCGTCGATATGTTCGCCAGGCGCCTGCAGATCCAGGAAAATCTCACCCGGGAAATCGCCGACGCGCTGCAGAGCGTGACCCAGGCCGCCGGCGTCGCGGTGGTGATCGAGGCCAAGCACATGTGCATGATGATGCGCGGCGTCGAGAAACAGAATTCCACCATGCACACCTCGGTGATGCTCGGCGCCTTCCGCGATTCGAGCACCACTCGCCAGGAATTCCTGCAATTGATTGGACGGAGCAAGTAG
- the cysZ gene encoding sulfate transporter CysZ: MPAPVLSGPQYLREGLKLVLSPGLRLFVLLPLAINLILFVGLIYFAGHQFSLWIDSLMPTLPDWLSFLSYILWPLFMVLVALMVFFTFTMLANIIAAPFNGFLSEKVETVVRGTDDFPAFSWGELIAMIPRTLSREMRKLGYFLPRAIGLFILSLIPVINLVAAPLWLLFGIWMMAIQYIDYPADNHKMSWQDMLAWLRQKRWQSLGFGGIVYLALMIPFVNILMMPAAVAGATLFWVRERGVENPPGK, translated from the coding sequence ATGCCCGCCCCCGTACTGTCCGGACCGCAATACCTGCGTGAAGGCCTGAAGCTGGTCCTCAGCCCTGGCCTGCGCCTGTTCGTGCTCCTGCCCCTGGCGATCAACCTGATACTGTTCGTCGGATTGATCTATTTCGCCGGCCACCAGTTCAGCCTGTGGATCGACAGCCTGATGCCGACCCTGCCGGACTGGCTGAGCTTTCTCAGCTACATCCTGTGGCCACTGTTCATGGTGCTGGTGGCGCTGATGGTGTTTTTCACCTTCACCATGCTGGCCAACATCATCGCCGCGCCCTTCAACGGCTTTCTATCGGAAAAGGTCGAAACCGTGGTCCGCGGCACCGATGATTTCCCCGCCTTCAGCTGGGGCGAGCTGATCGCCATGATCCCCCGCACCCTGTCCCGGGAAATGCGCAAGCTCGGCTACTTCCTGCCCCGGGCCATCGGCCTGTTCATCCTCTCGCTGATCCCGGTGATCAACCTGGTGGCCGCGCCCCTGTGGCTGCTGTTCGGCATCTGGATGATGGCTATCCAGTACATCGACTACCCGGCGGACAACCACAAGATGAGCTGGCAGGACATGCTCGCCTGGCTGCGGCAGAAGCGCTGGCAGAGCCTGGGCTTTGGCGGCATCGTCTACCTGGCGCTGATGATCCCCTTCGTCAACATCCTGATGATGCCGGCCGCCGTGGCCGGAGCGACGCTGTTCTGGGTGCGCGAACGCGGGGTGGAGAACCCGCCGGGCAAATAG
- a CDS encoding DUF1244 domain-containing protein, which translates to MSPQQRLELEAAAFRRLVAHLDNRKDVQNIDLMNLAGFCRNCLSKWYKAEADERQIEVSLDEAREVVYGMPYAEWKNLYQKEASAEQQAAFAKGKPHD; encoded by the coding sequence ATGTCCCCTCAACAACGCCTGGAACTGGAAGCCGCGGCCTTTCGCCGCCTGGTGGCCCACCTGGACAACCGCAAGGACGTGCAGAACATCGACCTGATGAACCTGGCCGGGTTCTGCCGTAACTGCCTGTCCAAGTGGTACAAGGCCGAGGCCGATGAACGCCAGATCGAGGTCAGCCTCGATGAGGCCCGTGAAGTGGTGTACGGCATGCCCTACGCCGAATGGAAAAATCTCTACCAGAAAGAAGCCAGCGCCGAGCAGCAAGCGGCGTTCGCCAAAGGAAAGCCCCATGACTGA
- a CDS encoding MerR family transcriptional regulator, with protein sequence MPVMTELAPVTPAPDPVAQDELFPIREVARLTGINPVTLRAWERRYGLIQPTRTESGHRLYSMHDVEAVREILGWIERGVAVSKVGKILAKNRAVQAQGKAPLDDALQGEYGQWRDQLKLAVSAFDEELLERLYGQIFSSYALPVVFQDIFLPFWKQLLQVRDGFGQTSEWLFLDGFLRARITQRLLLQRAGQSRHLLLTALNEQCRELELLVAALMLGHDQLGVRLLGPGAPLEELTLVCEKLQPVALVVFSNHAPTAELPKRLQRLALTLDCPLMLAGDAADLAQERLSGSPVACLGNEGRLMQKRLRQFLSGRLDT encoded by the coding sequence ATGCCCGTCATGACTGAACTTGCCCCTGTCACGCCCGCCCCTGACCCTGTCGCTCAGGACGAGTTGTTTCCGATTCGTGAGGTGGCGCGCCTGACCGGCATCAACCCGGTGACCCTGCGGGCCTGGGAGCGACGCTACGGTCTGATTCAACCCACGCGCACCGAAAGTGGGCATCGCCTGTATTCCATGCACGATGTTGAGGCGGTGCGGGAGATTCTGGGCTGGATCGAGCGTGGCGTGGCGGTGAGCAAGGTCGGCAAGATCCTGGCCAAGAACCGCGCTGTCCAGGCGCAGGGCAAGGCGCCGCTGGACGATGCCCTGCAAGGCGAGTACGGCCAGTGGCGCGATCAGTTGAAGCTGGCGGTGAGCGCCTTCGATGAGGAGCTGCTGGAGCGTCTGTACGGGCAGATTTTTTCCAGTTATGCCCTGCCAGTGGTGTTCCAGGACATCTTCCTGCCGTTCTGGAAGCAGCTGCTGCAGGTTCGGGACGGTTTCGGCCAGACCAGCGAGTGGTTGTTTCTGGACGGTTTCCTGCGCGCGCGGATCACTCAGCGTCTGTTGTTGCAGCGGGCCGGGCAGAGCCGGCACTTGTTGCTGACCGCGCTCAACGAACAGTGTCGCGAGCTGGAGCTGTTGGTGGCGGCGCTGATGCTCGGGCATGACCAGCTCGGTGTGCGTCTGCTGGGGCCGGGGGCGCCCTTGGAGGAGCTGACCCTGGTTTGCGAGAAGCTCCAGCCCGTGGCCCTGGTGGTGTTTTCCAATCATGCGCCCACGGCGGAACTGCCCAAGCGTCTCCAGCGTCTGGCGCTGACCCTGGATTGTCCGCTGATGCTGGCCGGAGATGCGGCGGACCTGGCGCAGGAGCGTCTCAGCGGTTCGCCGGTGGCCTGCCTGGGGAATGAAGGACGCCTGATGCAGAAGCGCCTGCGGCAGTTCCTCAGCGGGCGCCTGGATACCTGA
- the folX gene encoding dihydroneopterin triphosphate 2'-epimerase, with translation MPQLQPGMARIRVKDLLLRTYIGINEEEILNKQDVLINLTILYPAQEAVRDNDIDHALNYRTITKAIIAHVEGNRFALLERLTQELLDLVMSNDSVHYAEVEVDKPHALRFAESVSITLAASR, from the coding sequence ATGCCACAACTTCAGCCAGGAATGGCTCGTATCCGAGTCAAGGACCTGCTCCTGCGGACCTACATCGGAATCAACGAGGAAGAAATCCTCAACAAGCAGGATGTGCTGATCAACCTGACCATCCTGTACCCCGCCCAGGAGGCGGTGCGTGACAACGATATCGATCATGCGCTGAACTATCGCACCATCACCAAGGCGATCATCGCTCACGTCGAAGGCAATCGCTTCGCCCTGCTGGAGCGCCTGACCCAGGAACTGCTGGACCTGGTGATGAGCAACGACTCGGTGCACTACGCCGAGGTCGAGGTCGACAAGCCCCACGCCCTGCGCTTTGCCGAATCGGTGTCGATCACATTGGCCGCAAGTCGCTAG
- a CDS encoding alpha/beta fold hydrolase, with protein sequence MPIAEIPLCVWRKRGKDFEFRGRRIRYWVAGHGEPLLLIHGFPTASWDWHYLWQPLARRYQVIACDMLGFGDSDKPLEHEYSLLEQADLQQALLAHLHVRQPLHLLAHDYGDSVAQELLARHYEQRIAIASCVFLNGGLFPETHRPVLTQKLLLSPLGWMLGRAFSRHGLANSFRQIFGPQTRPSESVLDDFWSLVHSNNGPRILHKLIAYIPERRLQRERWVSAMQRGEVPLRVIDGAQDPISGAHMVERYRQLIPEPDTVLLPGIGHYPQIEAPLPVLKHYLGFRDRLSSPSRQAVGS encoded by the coding sequence ATGCCTATTGCCGAGATTCCTCTATGTGTCTGGCGCAAGCGCGGCAAGGACTTCGAGTTCCGCGGCCGGCGCATTCGCTACTGGGTGGCGGGGCATGGCGAGCCGCTGCTGTTGATCCATGGCTTTCCCACGGCCAGCTGGGACTGGCATTACCTGTGGCAGCCCCTGGCGCGGCGTTATCAGGTGATCGCCTGCGACATGCTCGGCTTCGGCGACTCGGACAAGCCCCTGGAGCATGAGTACAGCCTGCTGGAACAGGCGGACTTGCAGCAGGCGCTGCTGGCTCATTTGCATGTCCGCCAGCCGCTGCACCTGCTGGCCCATGACTATGGCGACAGCGTCGCCCAGGAGCTGCTGGCCCGGCACTATGAACAGCGCATCGCAATTGCCAGCTGCGTGTTTCTCAATGGCGGCCTGTTTCCGGAAACCCATCGCCCGGTGCTGACCCAGAAGCTCCTGCTCAGCCCGCTGGGCTGGATGCTTGGGCGGGCCTTCAGCCGCCACGGCCTGGCGAACAGCTTCCGGCAGATCTTCGGCCCCCAGACCCGTCCCAGCGAGTCGGTCCTGGACGACTTCTGGAGCCTGGTGCACAGCAACAACGGGCCGCGCATCCTGCACAAGCTGATCGCCTACATCCCCGAGCGGCGGCTGCAGCGCGAGCGTTGGGTCAGTGCCATGCAACGCGGCGAAGTGCCGCTGCGGGTGATCGACGGCGCCCAGGACCCGATTTCCGGCGCACACATGGTGGAGCGCTATCGCCAGCTGATCCCCGAGCCGGACACCGTGCTGCTGCCGGGCATCGGCCATTACCCGCAGATCGAGGCGCCGCTGCCGGTGCTCAAGCATTACCTGGGCTTTCGCGACAGGCTGTCGTCGCCATCGCGTCAGGCCGTGGGCTCCTGA